One Kitasatospora sp. NBC_01266 genomic window carries:
- a CDS encoding helix-turn-helix transcriptional regulator → MKSSRLLSILLMLQTRGRMTAAQLAEELEVSVRTVYRDIESLHAAGVPLYADAGHCGGYQLFDGYRTRLTGLSAGEAQALFLSGIPGPAAELGLGAALAGAQLKLRAALPPELRAQADRMRSRFHLDAPGWYAEDDDVPHLSQVAEAVWRSRVLDVRYRRWKEPTDVDRRLEPYGLVLKAGRWYLIAAHHPGPSTSLRTYRVDQILELTLRDDDFVPPKDFDLAAHWQRQQADFHARLYTGEALVRLSPHAAPRLTGPLARALAATGTPEPDGWTRAVLPIESLDHAHAMFLGLGTDVEVLAPPQLRARLTETAHALAARYAPAAPDRVDLRHFSDLGHSSGYRPAS, encoded by the coding sequence GTGAAGTCGAGCCGCTTGCTGTCGATCCTGCTGATGCTCCAGACCAGGGGCCGGATGACCGCCGCTCAACTCGCCGAGGAGCTTGAGGTGTCGGTCCGGACCGTCTACCGCGACATCGAGTCACTGCACGCGGCGGGCGTACCGCTCTACGCGGACGCCGGGCACTGCGGCGGCTACCAGCTGTTCGACGGCTACCGCACCCGACTGACCGGCCTGAGCGCCGGCGAGGCCCAGGCGCTCTTCCTCTCCGGCATCCCGGGCCCCGCCGCCGAACTCGGCCTCGGCGCGGCCCTCGCGGGCGCCCAGCTCAAACTGCGCGCGGCGCTCCCGCCCGAACTGCGCGCCCAGGCGGACCGGATGCGGTCCCGGTTCCACCTCGACGCCCCCGGCTGGTACGCGGAGGACGACGACGTTCCACACCTGTCGCAGGTCGCGGAGGCGGTGTGGCGCAGCCGGGTGCTCGACGTCCGGTACCGGCGCTGGAAGGAACCCACCGACGTGGACCGGCGCCTGGAGCCGTACGGCCTCGTCCTCAAGGCCGGCCGCTGGTACCTGATCGCCGCACACCACCCGGGCCCGTCCACCTCGCTCCGCACCTACCGGGTCGACCAGATCCTCGAACTCACCCTCCGCGACGATGATTTCGTCCCCCCGAAGGACTTCGACCTGGCCGCCCACTGGCAGCGCCAACAGGCCGACTTCCACGCCCGCCTCTACACGGGCGAGGCGCTGGTCCGCCTCTCCCCGCACGCCGCCCCCCGCCTCACCGGCCCCCTCGCCCGAGCCCTGGCCGCCACCGGAACCCCCGAACCGGACGGCTGGACCCGCGCGGTGCTCCCCATCGAGTCACTCGACCACGCCCACGCGATGTTCCTCGGCCTCGGCACGGACGTCGAGGTCCTCGCCCCACCGCAACTGCGGGCCCGCCTCACCGAGACAGCCCACGCGCTGGCGGCCCGTTACGCCCCGGCCGCACCGGATCGGGTGGATCTTCGACATTTTTCCGACCTCGGGCATAGCAGCGGGTACCGACCGGCGTCTTAG
- a CDS encoding helix-turn-helix domain-containing protein, producing MDVTTLYSIGELSRRTGLSVRTIRFYSDSGVVAPTTRSPAGYRLYDLDALLRLELLRTLRELGMDLATIQRVLDRELSVTEVAAAQADALDVQIRVLQLRRSVLRVVASRGSSPEETKLMHRLTQLTGEERRRLIDDFLDGTFGTVDADPAAVAMVRAATPDLPDDPSSEQVAAWVELAELVGDEDFRARMRRTATRQAAGRTLDIESEAGEELMEFTRQKVAEARESGIDPLNDRAAPVIDDLVHRFAEVFARTPDAEFRDWLAQQFEEAHDPRVDRYWRLVWIINGWQVLPNLLPVYPWLVQALRNDRDTP from the coding sequence ATGGACGTTACGACCCTCTACTCGATCGGGGAGCTTTCCCGGCGGACCGGCTTGTCCGTGAGGACCATCCGGTTCTACTCCGATTCGGGGGTGGTAGCGCCGACCACCCGAAGTCCCGCCGGTTATCGGCTCTACGACCTCGACGCACTGCTCCGTTTGGAACTCCTCCGCACACTGCGCGAGCTGGGCATGGACCTGGCCACGATCCAACGGGTACTGGACCGCGAGCTCTCGGTGACGGAAGTCGCCGCGGCGCAGGCCGACGCCCTGGACGTCCAGATCCGGGTGCTGCAACTGCGCCGGAGCGTTCTGCGAGTCGTGGCCAGCCGCGGGTCCAGTCCCGAGGAGACCAAACTCATGCACAGGCTGACGCAGTTGACCGGCGAGGAACGCCGACGTCTGATCGACGACTTCCTGGACGGCACCTTCGGCACGGTGGATGCCGACCCGGCCGCAGTGGCCATGGTTCGCGCTGCCACTCCCGACCTCCCCGATGATCCGTCCAGCGAGCAGGTCGCCGCGTGGGTGGAACTCGCCGAGCTGGTCGGCGACGAGGACTTCCGGGCCCGGATGCGCCGAACAGCCACGCGCCAGGCCGCCGGGCGCACACTCGACATCGAGAGCGAGGCCGGCGAGGAACTGATGGAATTCACCCGTCAGAAGGTCGCCGAGGCCAGGGAGTCGGGCATCGACCCGCTCAACGACAGGGCCGCACCCGTCATCGACGACCTCGTGCACCGCTTCGCCGAGGTATTCGCGCGCACCCCGGACGCGGAATTCCGGGACTGGCTGGCCCAGCAGTTCGAAGAGGCGCACGATCCCCGGGTGGACCGGTACTGGCGGCTGGTGTGGATCATCAATGGCTGGCAGGTCCTACCGAACCTGCTCCCGGTGTACCCCTGGCTCGTCCAGGCCCTGCGAAACGACCGCGACACTCCCTAG
- a CDS encoding SigE family RNA polymerase sigma factor, producing MDEASERDFRDYVVSRRGILEREAYLLVGDPHLAQDLVQTALAKAYVSWRRVSSSENADAYVRRILVNANISRLRKRRVRELLTDMAVETQGAYVTPPAGADTTRVDVMRALMALPRRQRTAVVLRYWVDLPEAEVAATMGCSVGTVRSQSSKALAKLRGQLMLREFDMRGV from the coding sequence TTGGACGAAGCAAGCGAGCGTGACTTCCGCGACTACGTCGTCAGCCGGCGCGGGATCCTCGAGCGGGAGGCCTACCTGCTGGTCGGTGACCCGCACCTGGCACAGGACCTGGTCCAGACAGCTCTGGCCAAGGCGTACGTGTCCTGGCGGCGGGTCAGCAGCAGCGAGAACGCGGACGCGTACGTGCGCAGGATCCTGGTCAACGCCAACATCTCGCGGCTGCGCAAGCGACGCGTGCGCGAACTCCTCACCGACATGGCGGTCGAGACGCAAGGGGCCTACGTGACCCCGCCCGCCGGCGCCGACACGACGCGTGTCGACGTCATGCGGGCCCTGATGGCACTCCCCAGACGCCAACGCACCGCCGTGGTGCTGAGGTACTGGGTCGATCTACCCGAAGCGGAGGTGGCGGCAACGATGGGGTGCTCGGTGGGTACCGTGCGCAGCCAGAGTTCGAAGGCGCTGGCGAAGCTCCGGGGTCAGCTCATGCTGCGCGAATTCGACATGAGGGGAGTCTGA